The genome window GTTCATCCCTGTTTCCGAGCAACAGGCCCTCGTACCAGGCAAACTTGACCGTAAACCAGACATCGACGAAGGCGAACCGGACAGTAAACGGCACCGAGTGTGACAGGTGATCCGCTTTCAACCCTAACAATGCGGGATAATAGGGTTAACTTAGAAGAAATCAACTCCGCACTTTATGAAGATTTCGTTTGTAGGCACATTCCCGCCACGGGAATGCGGAATTGGCACCTTTACCAAAAATCTGTATGATGCTGTCAACTCCGCACCAGGGGCAGATGGCCCAAATACTGCGCTAGTGGTAGCGATGGATGACAACGGGCAGCATTATGACTATCCAAAAGAGGTGAAACTGACCATCCGGCAAGAAGAACAAGCTGATTACCTGGAAGCCGCAAGTTTTATCAATATCAGCGGGGCCGACATCTGCGTTTTGCAGCATGAGTTCGGGATTTTCGGGGGGCAAAACGGCATTTATATACTCCCGTTCCTTTACCGTCTGAAAATTCCGTTGATCGTCACTTTGCACACAGTGCTGAAAAACCCTTCCTATAATGAGCGGGCTGTGATGATTGAGATCTGCAAAATCGCCCAAAGGGTCGTCGTAATGACCAGGAAGGCGGTTGATATGCTGATGGAAGAATATGGTGTTGCCGAAAGTAAAATCGAGCAAATTGCGCACGGCGTTCCGGATATACAATTTGACCAACAGTCTGTCAAAAAAGAATTCAAGCTTCTATCCAGAAAAGTCCTTCTCACATTTGGATTTATCGGGAGAAACAAAGGCATTGAAATTGCGCTGAAAGCCCTGCCTGCGGTGGTTGCAAAGTATCCGCAGCTGGTTTATATCGTTCTAGGCAAAACGCACCCGAACGTGATCCGGCATTCAGGTGAAGAATACCGGATTTTCCTGCTAGGATTGGTTAAAAAGCTAGGCATTGAAAAGCATGTCATTTTCATGAACGAGTTTGTTGACCAGACTGAGCTTTTTAAATATCTCTCCGCCTCTGACATTTACATTACACCTTACACCAATGAGGCACAGATCACAAGCGGAACATTGTCCTATGCCATTGGTGCAGGATCTGCCGTGATTTCTACGCCCTACTGGCATGCTGCCGAATTGCTTTCCGAAGGCCGCGGCAGATTGTTTCCGTTCAACGATGTCCAGGCTCTAAGTGAAGTATTTCTTGATTTGCTTGATCACCCGGATACAATGATGCAATTGCGTAGTAACGCATTTAATTACGGACGAGAGATTACCTGGCCCAAGATCGGTGCAAAATATGCGAAGCTTGCTGAAAAAATTGTGTCGGAACAGCCGGATGTGCAGGCAGAAACGGAAACAATCCTGGATTTGCTGGCCTTGCCTCCATTTTTGCTGGACCATGTACAACGGCTCACCGACGATACGGGAATCATTCAACACGCCAAATACGGCATTCCGAATTTGAAAGAAGGTTATTGCCTGGATGATAATGCGAGGGCGCTTTTGATGGTGCTGATGACCTATAAAAGGAATAAAAACCCGCTGGCACTCAAATTATCCCCTACTTACCTGAGCTATATCAATTACATGCAAAACCCGGACGGCGCGTTCCGGAATTTCCTGAGTTTCAACCGTAATTTCCTGGATGAAGTGGGTTCAGAAGATTCGTTTGGCAGGACAATATGGGCATTGGGCTATCTGTTAGGAAATGCACCTAATGACGCTTATTATCAAACCGGGCGGGATATTTTCTTTGACGCTTCACCCAATTTCGTGAAGCTGCAATCCATCCGGAGCATTGCCAACACCATCGTAGGCATATGTCATTATCTGAAAAGCAACTCAGGGGACGAAGGAATGATTGAGGTTTTGCGGCAGTTGACAAACCGGCTCATGGTGGATTATGAACTGAACCGGACGGATGACTGGCATTGGTATGAATCGCTTCTGGCTTATGATAATGCTTTTTTGCCTCTCGCAATGCTGCACGCTGCCGAGTTTTTGAATGATGAAAGAGTCAATCAAATTGCTTTGGAGAGCATGGAATTTCTTTCGAAAATCACTTTAAACAACGGCTATCTTTCTATTGTAGGTAATGAAAAGTGGTATCTTAAAGATGGCGAAAGTTCAATGTTTGCCCAGCAGCCACTGGATGCATTGGCTATGGTGCTCATGTTCCACCAGGCGTTCCGGCTGACGAGCGATCCCGCTTATGTCCAACAGCTTAATACATGTTTTATGTGGTTTTTAGGTGAAAACGATCTCCGTATCAGTCTTTATGACTTTGAAACCAAGGGCTGCTGTGATGGTCTGGAAAGATATGGCGTAAACAGGAACCAGGGAGCAGAGAGCACATTGGCTTATTTGATTTCTCATCTAAGCGTTTTGGAAGCATTTGAAGAGCTGACCAAGTTAAAAGCGGCTCACCCATGAGAGTCGCGATCTTATCATCCATTGCCTGGCGCACGCCGCCACGCAATTACGGGCCCTGGGAGCAAGTTGCGTCCCATCTGGCAGAAGGTTTGGTAGCAAAAGGAATCAATGTAACATTATTTGCTACTGCCGATTCAGTTACCAAAGGGAAATTGGATGCTACTTGTCCTGTCCCTTATGCGGAAGATCAGAACGTTGACCCTAAGGTGGTTGAATGCTTGCATATCAGTAATGTAATGGAAAAAGCAGATCAATTTGATTTAATTCACAATCATTTTGATTTCCTGCCACTGACGTATTCCAGGCTGATCAAAACGCCAATGTTGACTACTATACACGGTTTTTCGTCGGACAAGATCAGGGAGGTTTACCGGAAATATAATGATGACACACATTACGTTTCAATCAGTAATGCGGATCGGGATGAGACTCTGAGTTATACGGCCACGGTCTATAATGGTATCGACGAAGAAGCATTTCCCTACATTACTTTTCCGAACGATTATCTGCTTTTTTTTGGAAGGATCCACCCCGACAAAGGTGCAAGTGAAGCTATTCAGATCGCTCGGAAAAGTGGAAGGAAGCTTCTTATAGCAGGATTGGTCCAGGATGAGGGGTATTTCAAGCGAGAAGTGGAGCCGCATATCGACTCTGAAAATGTCTTTTATTGCGGGAATGTCGGGCCAGAAAGGAGGAGCACGCTGCTCGGCATGGC of Dyadobacter chenhuakuii contains these proteins:
- a CDS encoding glycosyltransferase family 4 protein — its product is MKISFVGTFPPRECGIGTFTKNLYDAVNSAPGADGPNTALVVAMDDNGQHYDYPKEVKLTIRQEEQADYLEAASFINISGADICVLQHEFGIFGGQNGIYILPFLYRLKIPLIVTLHTVLKNPSYNERAVMIEICKIAQRVVVMTRKAVDMLMEEYGVAESKIEQIAHGVPDIQFDQQSVKKEFKLLSRKVLLTFGFIGRNKGIEIALKALPAVVAKYPQLVYIVLGKTHPNVIRHSGEEYRIFLLGLVKKLGIEKHVIFMNEFVDQTELFKYLSASDIYITPYTNEAQITSGTLSYAIGAGSAVISTPYWHAAELLSEGRGRLFPFNDVQALSEVFLDLLDHPDTMMQLRSNAFNYGREITWPKIGAKYAKLAEKIVSEQPDVQAETETILDLLALPPFLLDHVQRLTDDTGIIQHAKYGIPNLKEGYCLDDNARALLMVLMTYKRNKNPLALKLSPTYLSYINYMQNPDGAFRNFLSFNRNFLDEVGSEDSFGRTIWALGYLLGNAPNDAYYQTGRDIFFDASPNFVKLQSIRSIANTIVGICHYLKSNSGDEGMIEVLRQLTNRLMVDYELNRTDDWHWYESLLAYDNAFLPLAMLHAAEFLNDERVNQIALESMEFLSKITLNNGYLSIVGNEKWYLKDGESSMFAQQPLDALAMVLMFHQAFRLTSDPAYVQQLNTCFMWFLGENDLRISLYDFETKGCCDGLERYGVNRNQGAESTLAYLISHLSVLEAFEELTKLKAAHP
- a CDS encoding glycosyltransferase family 4 protein; this encodes MRVAILSSIAWRTPPRNYGPWEQVASHLAEGLVAKGINVTLFATADSVTKGKLDATCPVPYAEDQNVDPKVVECLHISNVMEKADQFDLIHNHFDFLPLTYSRLIKTPMLTTIHGFSSDKIREVYRKYNDDTHYVSISNADRDETLSYTATVYNGIDEEAFPYITFPNDYLLFFGRIHPDKGASEAIQIARKSGRKLLIAGLVQDEGYFKREVEPHIDSENVFYCGNVGPERRSTLLGMAYAMLHPISFEEPFGLSVAESMLCGTPVIAFNRGSMSELIKHGQTGFLVSTVSEAVEAVGLVKTINRKDCAEWAQSMFTKDKMVDGYLAVYESILNR